The Rhizobiaceae bacterium genome contains the following window.
GCGTATGTCATTTCCTGCGGCACCGTCATTTCGTGGGGCTGGCCTGCGTGGCATCCCATGCGCCATATTTTTTGAGTATCTGCTCATGCGTGCCGTCGGCAAACATTTTCGCAATCGAAGCGTCGATCGCTTCCTGCAAATCCTTGTCGTCGGAGCGCAGCACGATGCCCGCCGCGCCGAGCTTGTAGCTCGCCTTGGCTTCCGCATCGGCCCATTCCGGCTTGGCCTGGTAGAACATGGGTTCGCCCACGAGGCGCAGGTCCTTCAATTCGTCATTCTGGCCGAGATAGGTCATCTGGTCGATGATGACCGCATCCACCTGCTTGTTGCGCAGCGCGATGAAGGGTTCGCCCCAGCCATTGAAATCGCGAACTTCGCCGACCTGGCCGCCTTCCTGCATGTTGTGGGCGTTGAGCGAATCCATCGACCCGACAATCGAGGCGACCGACTTGCCCTTGAGGTCGGCAATGGACTGGATCGGCGAATCCTTCAGCACGATGGCATAGTCGACATAGAGCAGGTAGGGATGGGTGAAGGCGATGCCGCCCGCGCCAAGCCTCTCCTGGTTGAAGCCGAGGCCAGACATGATGATGTCCCAGCGGTTGCTTTTCAGGCCGGGAATGAGCGTCTGCCACTCAGTGGAAACATATTCGAACTTCGAAGCGCCGATGTCCTTCATGACATATTGAAGGATGTCGTATTCGAGACCGGCATAGGAGCCATCGGCGTTCTGCCAGATGTAGGGCTTGAGGCCCATGATGCCCACCCCGACGCGGAGCGGCTCTCCTTTTTGAATATTCTCGAGCGTGCCGGCATCAGCCGGGCCGAACGAGTTCAGTGAAATGACCGAAAGGCATAGGAAGCTCGCAAGGAGCTGGCGCTTGTTCATAGAGGTTCCCCTCAGCGTTGGAGCTGTTGTTGTTGGCCGAACGCAGGGTCAGCACCCGGTTCGATCCAGAAAAGCTACCGGCCCGTTTTGCATCGCACAAATTCGAAAAAGTCGTTGTCTGGTGCGTTTTATGCACCAGAGCCGAACGCGCGCCGCAGCAACCTTGCCAGCACCTTCATCTCGGGATCGTCTCTGCGCGCGCTGGTTGCAATGAAGTAATAGGAGCCGATGTGCACGTCGGTTTCCAGTAATTCGACCAGTTCATCGCGAAACGGCTGGATCAGGAAATCATTGGCGAGCGCAATGCCCTTGCCCTGCCGCGCCGCCTCCAGCGTGAAGTTGGCATGCCACAGCTTCGGACCGGGAAGGATTGGTGGGTCGGTGACGCCCGCCGCGCTGAACCAGGACGACCAGTAGCGCGTCGATTGTTCGTGGAGCAACGGGGCGGAAAGCAGGTCGGCGACCGATTGCGGCGCCGGGTTCTGCGAAAGAAACGCACGACTTGCCACGGGAAATACGCGTGGGCAGGCGAGTTCCTCGTATTGGATCATGTCGATCGATTCCGCATGGTCGAGATAAAAGACCTCGGCGTCGGCTTCCCCGCGCAAAAGGTCGGGCCTTTCCAGCGTGGGCCGGAACGAGACGTCGATCTTGCTGAAATCCTTGTCGAGCCCTTCAAGCAGGAACCGCATCAGGTGAAGCCCGATGCCGGGCATGCACCACACTTCCACGGAGCGCCGGTGGAAGGGCGACACTTCGTCCGTTGCCCTGAGAATATCCGCGAAAGCGGCATTGATGCGCGCATGGAACTGCGTTCCGCGAGAAGTCAGCGCGATGCCCCGCCCCTTCTGCTCGATGAGATTGGTTCCGATATATTCTTCCAGATGGCGCACGTGACGCGAGATCACCGTGTGGCTGACGCCCAACTCGTCTCCCGCGGCGCGAATGCTGCTCGTGCGGCCAACCACCTCGAACGCTCGAAGTGCGATGAGAGGCGGCAACTTTCTCTTCATTTGATTCCTGCGATCCCTTTGTCCGATTTCAATATGATGGGACACGCCCAAGGTGAGCCGACAGGCAGACTAAGTCCAGCGCTTGCGACCAAACCCAAAGCGTGGAACGCAAGGAAGCTACCGCGTCAGATTGGCTTCCATGAAGACGAGATGGTCGCGCAGTTCGGCGGGAGCCTCGTAGTAAGGTTCGATCTCCCGGAATCCCAAGGAGCGATAGAGGCTCAGGGCTTCGTCGTGGTTGCGACCTGTGTCCAGCCGCATGATGGCGTAACCTCGTTCAGCAGCCAGGCGGACGATGTTTTCGGCGAGACGGCGACCCAACCCCGAGCCTCGGCCCTCGGGGCCGACGAACATGCGCTTCATCTCGCAGGTACTATCGTTGATCCGTTGCATCATGACGCAGCCCACCACTTTTCCGTTCAGTCGGGCGACGAGGATTTCACCTGCCGGAGCCGCGTGTATCCTTGGCAGGCTATCGAGAAGCGCGGCCCATTGCTGAGGCGTATAATAGCGATCGACGAACCAGGCATTCTCGCCATAGCGCGACCGGCACCAGGCGATGAAACTGTTGCTCAAGTCTCTGACGGCAGGAAAATCGTCAGGTCCAGCCGGTTCTATCAGCGAATTCCGCTCCACCTTCGCCTCCCTCGCGCAGGCCGCTCTTGCGTTGCTTGATCTCCAGCCGGTCGGCAACCGCGCTTTACCGGGATCATATGGCAATTCAGATGCACCCGCCACAGGTTCGGGAGCGGCCGACCCGCTGGACAAAGCCCGGAAGAAGCTGCACCTTGCCTGAGTACAAGCGAGCAGGCAGAAGCGATGACATTGACGCAGATTGCTTGGTTGGCGGTGGCAGCCTATGGGCTGCACATGATGGAAGAGTTTTTCTTCAACTGGCGCGACTGGGCAAGGTCGGTGGTGGGACTGCCGGTCGACTGGGCCGATTTCTACATGACCAACTCAATCGTCATCGTCGTCGGCATTGTGCAGGCCCAGCTTGCCTCGGCCATGCCGATTGTGGCGCTGTCATTTGCAGCGCTCATACTGATCAACGCCACCTTCTTCCACGTCTTTCCCGTGATAAAGACCGGCGGGCGTTTTTCTCCGGGGCTCGGAACCGCACTGGTGCTGTTCTACCCGGTCGGCATCGCGACCTTTCTTATCGCGGCAAGGGAAGGCGTCGGTACATCGACAATGATCGCGGCCTTCGTGATCGGCGCCTTGCTGATGGCTTTCCCGATTGTCATGATCCGGCTGCGCGGCCTGCCCTATTTCCAGCAGAAATGAACGCGCCTCACCGGCCTTCGTCGTCGCTTTCGGAGAATTGCCGCAACGCCTGTGGATTGAGCACCGTCACGGATCGATAGGTATATCTTATCCAGCCGAGCGAGGCGAAGCGTTGCATCGCGGAATTGACCTGCTGGCGGGACGCATTCGCCATCACGCCCAGTTCGGCCTGTGACAGCAGGATCGGGACATCGCCATATTGCCCCGCGCGTTGCAGCACGGACGCAATGCGCCGGCCCACGTCGCGCTTCTGCAAATCGTGCACGATGCGAATGAGCACGTCCACGGTGTAAACGGTGTTGATCCCGATGGCGCGTGTGACCTCAGGGTCATGCGCGGCCATCTGCTTCAGCGCATCGAGCGGGACATACATCATCCAGGCACAGCCCAGCGCGCGCAGTTCGGCCCTGCGCGGCTGCCCTGTCAGGAAGGGGCCTTCCCCGGTCCATCCACCCGGCGTACCGATATGGACCGGGCGCGGAGATGAATCCGGCGGCGCGGTGTTGACGGTGATGCAGCCTGACACCAAGCCGTACATGCCGCCGCCAATATCGCCATACCGGTAAATGATCTGGTCGGGAGCATAGCGCAGCAGGTGCGCGCGGCGCAGGAACTCGTCGCGGAAGGAGGGCGTCATATGCGCCAGCCATGCGCCCTCGCGCATGACCCGCTCCGCCTGTTCTCGCGACAAGTTCAACTTCGATTCTCCAGACTGTCCGGATCCGGGCAATGTGTGTGGCCGGTTCATGTAGATTCAAGCTGATACGGAGGAGAGAGTTACGACGATGAGGATGGTTGTTGCAACGATGATACTGCTTGCGGCTGCGCAGATGGCGGCTGCCCAACAGCTCTCCCCGGCCGAGGCACGCGCAATCGCCCGGGAGGCGACCATCTACGGCTTTCCACTCGTCGACAACTATCGCGTGCAGTATTCCTACTTCGTCGATCCGGCCAATCCCGACTACAAGGCCCCCTGGAATACGATCAACAATGTTGCGCGCGTGTTCACGCCCGATGACAAGGCCATCCAGACTCCGAACTCGGATACGCCCTATTCGCAATTGGGGGCCGACCTGCGCGCCGAGCCGCTGGTGATCAGCGTTCCGGAAATCGAAGCGACCCGCTACTATTCTCTCCAGTTCGTAGACATGTATACGTTCAACTTCGCCTATGTCGGCAGCCGCGCGACCGGCAACGAGGCAGGTGATTTCCTGCTGGTCGGGCCGCGCTGGCAAGGGCAAACGCCGAAGGGGATCAAGGCGGTCATCCGGTCCGAGACAGATTTCGATTTCGTGCTGTACAGGACACAGCTTTTCTCCGCCGCCGACATAGACAACGTCAAAAAGGTGCAGGCCGGCTACAAGGTGCAGCCATTGTCGCAATACCTCGGGCAGCCCGCTCCTCCCGCACCTGCGCCCGTTGAATTCATCAAGCCGCTGTCGCCCGAACAGCAACGCACGTCGCCACAATTTTTCAACGTGCTGAACTTTGTTCTCCAGTTCTGCCCGACACACCCCTCCGAAACCGAAGTGATGGCGCGCTTTGCGAAACTCGGCATAGGACCCGGAGGCGAGTTCGATTTCGAGGCGCTGCCTCCTGAAACGCAAAAGGCCGTCGAGGACGGGATGGCCGACGCATGGGCGGACTTTGCCGAATTCAAGCGCACGCAGATGGACACCGGCAAGCGGACTTCCGCTGAAGGCTTCGGCACGCGCGAATTCATGAAAAACGACTATATGGGTCGCATGGCCGCCGCCGCGTTCGGCATCTACGGCAATTCAAAGGAAGAAGCCCTCTATCCGGCCTACTACACCGACCAGAACAGCGAATTGTTGAACGGCACCAATAACTACCGGCTGGTTTTTCCAGCGGGCCGGCTTCCCCCCGTCAATTCCTTCTGGTCGCTGACGGTCTATGAGCTTCCCTCAAGTCTGCTCTATGCCAATTCCATCGACCGCTACCTGATCAATTCGTCCATGCTGTCGAGCCTCAAGCGGGATGCCGACGGCGGGATCACCCTTTATCTGAGCCACGACGCGCCCGCGCGGGAACCGGAGTCGAACTGGCTGCCCATTCCGAACGGACCGTTCTGGGCGACCATGAGGCTCTACTGGCCGAAGCCGGAAGCGCTCGACGGGCGCTGGAAGGCGCCTCCCATGGAGCGAGTTGAGTAAGGCCGGACGTCATCTCGGATCGTCGATTTTTTGCACATCGGCGGGCAGCGCCCGCTCCAAATTCCGGAAAGGGAAAGTCCAATGCTGCAAAGAATGCTTTGGGGAGCCGCGCTGGCTTTCGGGACATGTCTCGGCTCACTGACTGCAAGCGCCGAACCGATCCTCGTCAACACCGACAATTTCGTGCGCGCCGAAAGCGACGCCTATTTCGCGGGTGTGGTCGCCAACGGAGCCTTCGCGAAGTTGGACCACAATCGCGAGATGGCGCCCCTCGACAAACAGACCGTCATCCGGCTGAACCGCGACACACTCTATTCGTCCGCCCTCTTCGACCTCGACGCCGGACCGGTGACGATCACCCTTCCTGACTCTGACGGCCGCTTCATTTCGCTCCAGGTCATCGACGAGGACCATTTCACGCATGGCGTTCACTACGAGCCGGGCAAGTACACACTGACGCGCGAAGAGATCGGCACGCGCTATGTCGTGACTGCCTTCCGTCTGTTCGCCAACCCGAACGATGCCGCCGATATGGATCGTGTTCACGCATTGCAGGATGCGATTGGCGTCGAGCAGGCCGCGCCCGGGCGCTTCGAGATTCCGCAATGGGACAAGGCCAGCCAGGACCGCACGCGGCAGGCGCTGCTCGACCTCGCGGCGCTGCTGCCGGACACGGCGCATATGTTCGGCTCGCGTCAGGAGGTCGATCCGGTTCGCCACCTGATCGGCACCGCCAATGCATGGGGCGGAAACCCGGACAAGGATGCGCTCTATCTCAACCTCACACCGCAAAAGAATGACGGAAAGACGATCTACAAACTCACCGCGCGCGACGTGCCCGTGCAGTCGTTCTGGTCGGTGACCGTCTACAACAAGGAAGGCTTCTTCGAGGCCAATCCCCTGAATGCCTATTCGCTGAACAATGTTACGGCGCAGAAGGATGCGGACGGTGCGATCACCATCCAGTTCGGCGGCTGCGACGGCAAGATCGCAAATTGCCTGCCGACGCCCCCGGATTGGAACTACATGGTCCGTCTCTATCGCCCCGAGCCGCAGATTCTCGATGGAAGCTGGAAATTTCCCGCCGCCACGGAACAGAAATGACCAACCCGCTATGAGCGGGATTTTCTCATTGCCGCGAAATGCTCGGCCACCATCAGTGTCGGGAGGCATGTGTTCGCCGCCGGTATGATCGGCATGATGGAGGCGTCGACGACGCAAAGTCCTTCGACCTTGCGCACCCTGCAATGCGGATCGACCACCGCTTCGTCCGCATCGGCAGCACCCATACGGCACGTTCCCGCCGGATGGAAGATCGGCGTGACATAGCGCAGCAATTCCTTGGGTCCGATATCGAAGGGTTCGCTGAGCAAGGTGCCTGCCCGGCGCAGCACGGCGTTCCTCACGGGTGCGGGCGCATCGAGCGCGGCGGCAAGAAGCGCCGACATCAGGCGATAGAGCGGTGCCGGGCGGTTGAGCCTGCGCACCAGCGAACCGGGCTCGACCGCAAAGACAGGCCCGCGAACCTGGCGCATTTCGGGACTGGACAGGAGTT
Protein-coding sequences here:
- a CDS encoding transporter substrate-binding domain-containing protein — protein: MNKRQLLASFLCLSVISLNSFGPADAGTLENIQKGEPLRVGVGIMGLKPYIWQNADGSYAGLEYDILQYVMKDIGASKFEYVSTEWQTLIPGLKSNRWDIIMSGLGFNQERLGAGGIAFTHPYLLYVDYAIVLKDSPIQSIADLKGKSVASIVGSMDSLNAHNMQEGGQVGEVRDFNGWGEPFIALRNKQVDAVIIDQMTYLGQNDELKDLRLVGEPMFYQAKPEWADAEAKASYKLGAAGIVLRSDDKDLQEAIDASIAKMFADGTHEQILKKYGAWDATQASPTK
- a CDS encoding LysR family transcriptional regulator, giving the protein MKRKLPPLIALRAFEVVGRTSSIRAAGDELGVSHTVISRHVRHLEEYIGTNLIEQKGRGIALTSRGTQFHARINAAFADILRATDEVSPFHRRSVEVWCMPGIGLHLMRFLLEGLDKDFSKIDVSFRPTLERPDLLRGEADAEVFYLDHAESIDMIQYEELACPRVFPVASRAFLSQNPAPQSVADLLSAPLLHEQSTRYWSSWFSAAGVTDPPILPGPKLWHANFTLEAARQGKGIALANDFLIQPFRDELVELLETDVHIGSYYFIATSARRDDPEMKVLARLLRRAFGSGA
- a CDS encoding GNAT family N-acetyltransferase → MSNSFIAWCRSRYGENAWFVDRYYTPQQWAALLDSLPRIHAAPAGEILVARLNGKVVGCVMMQRINDSTCEMKRMFVGPEGRGSGLGRRLAENIVRLAAERGYAIMRLDTGRNHDEALSLYRSLGFREIEPYYEAPAELRDHLVFMEANLTR
- a CDS encoding HXXEE domain-containing protein translates to MTLTQIAWLAVAAYGLHMMEEFFFNWRDWARSVVGLPVDWADFYMTNSIVIVVGIVQAQLASAMPIVALSFAALILINATFFHVFPVIKTGGRFSPGLGTALVLFYPVGIATFLIAAREGVGTSTMIAAFVIGALLMAFPIVMIRLRGLPYFQQK
- a CDS encoding Crp/Fnr family transcriptional regulator; translation: MNLSREQAERVMREGAWLAHMTPSFRDEFLRRAHLLRYAPDQIIYRYGDIGGGMYGLVSGCITVNTAPPDSSPRPVHIGTPGGWTGEGPFLTGQPRRAELRALGCAWMMYVPLDALKQMAAHDPEVTRAIGINTVYTVDVLIRIVHDLQKRDVGRRIASVLQRAGQYGDVPILLSQAELGVMANASRQQVNSAMQRFASLGWIRYTYRSVTVLNPQALRQFSESDDEGR
- a CDS encoding DUF1254 domain-containing protein produces the protein MVVATMILLAAAQMAAAQQLSPAEARAIAREATIYGFPLVDNYRVQYSYFVDPANPDYKAPWNTINNVARVFTPDDKAIQTPNSDTPYSQLGADLRAEPLVISVPEIEATRYYSLQFVDMYTFNFAYVGSRATGNEAGDFLLVGPRWQGQTPKGIKAVIRSETDFDFVLYRTQLFSAADIDNVKKVQAGYKVQPLSQYLGQPAPPAPAPVEFIKPLSPEQQRTSPQFFNVLNFVLQFCPTHPSETEVMARFAKLGIGPGGEFDFEALPPETQKAVEDGMADAWADFAEFKRTQMDTGKRTSAEGFGTREFMKNDYMGRMAAAAFGIYGNSKEEALYPAYYTDQNSELLNGTNNYRLVFPAGRLPPVNSFWSLTVYELPSSLLYANSIDRYLINSSMLSSLKRDADGGITLYLSHDAPAREPESNWLPIPNGPFWATMRLYWPKPEALDGRWKAPPMERVE
- a CDS encoding DUF1214 domain-containing protein, with amino-acid sequence MLQRMLWGAALAFGTCLGSLTASAEPILVNTDNFVRAESDAYFAGVVANGAFAKLDHNREMAPLDKQTVIRLNRDTLYSSALFDLDAGPVTITLPDSDGRFISLQVIDEDHFTHGVHYEPGKYTLTREEIGTRYVVTAFRLFANPNDAADMDRVHALQDAIGVEQAAPGRFEIPQWDKASQDRTRQALLDLAALLPDTAHMFGSRQEVDPVRHLIGTANAWGGNPDKDALYLNLTPQKNDGKTIYKLTARDVPVQSFWSVTVYNKEGFFEANPLNAYSLNNVTAQKDADGAITIQFGGCDGKIANCLPTPPDWNYMVRLYRPEPQILDGSWKFPAATEQK